CCCCCAACCTAAATTCCTGGATCTGCCCCTGGTTATCAGCCTTCCCCCTCCGAACAACGAGGGAGGATTCAATTCAAAAATCCCGTAAGAGATCCTCCAATGGCAGTCGCCACGAACTTTGCCTTGCTGTTTGAAATCACTTGATTCTTTTGCTTTGATTCCTCAACGATTCCGTCCATTTGGCATGCGAATGTAGGTAACTTAGCAAATGCCCAACTTCCTACTCAAACCAAGCCATTGCATACGCTCTTCGCTTGAAGATACTGTTAAGTTCTTAAAACTCTTTGCtgatactaaaaaattgaacttgGGTAGAATAATTCATGCCCAGTTGATCGTAACTAAACAAGCCACTCCAGACCATGTGATCTCCACGAATTCATTGATAAATCTCTACTCAAAATGTGGCCATGTTGTAACTGCTCGCCAACTGTTTGATAGAATGCACGAACGGAATGTGGTTTCATGGAGTAGTTTGATGGCTGGATATTTGCATAACGGGTTTCCTGTGGAGGTTCTGTGGTTGTTCAAGGCCATGCCACTGGCAGATGATTTGCGCCCAAATGAGTATGTACTGGCAACAGTCCTTTCTTCTTGTTCTGACAGTGGGTCTTTTGTAGAGGGCCGACAGGGCCATGCGTATGTGTTGAAAACTGGACTGGTGTTGCATCAGTATGTCAAGAATGCACTTACGTGCTTGTATTCGATGTGTTCAGACTTGGAAGGGGCCATGAGTGTTTTAAATTCAGTGCCCGAATCAGATGTTTTTACatataattctattattaaaGGACTTATGGAACATGGGTACttgaatgaagcatttgaagtTCTTGGTAGGATGGTAGGCGGGTGTGTGACATGGGATACTGTTACTTATGTTACTGTTTTTGGCCTTTGCACTGGTCTGAAAGATTTGAAACTGGGTTTGCAAGTTCACAACCGCTTGTTGAAGACAGATATTGAGTTTGATGAGTTTATCGGTAGTGCAATTATAGACATGTATGGGAAATGTGGCAACATAGCAATGGCAAGGAATGTATTTGATGGGctacaaaagaaaaatgtagTCGCATGGACAGCAATATTGGCCTCTCACCTACAAAATGGGTGGTTTGAGGAAGCACTGAAACTCTTCTTTGACATGGAACTTGAGGGTATAATACCAAATGAATATACCTTTGCTGTATTGCTGAACTCATGTGCTGGTTTATCTGCACTTGGACATGGAAATTCAGTTCATGCACGTATTCAGAAGGTTGGATTCAGGCATCATGTTATTGTGGGAAATGCTCTCATCAACATGTATGCAAAAGGTGGGAACATTGAAGCTGCGAGTAAAGTGTTTGATGATATGGTATATCGAGATTTTGTTACTTGGAATGCAATGATATGTGGATACTCGCATCATGGGCTTGGTAAGGAAGCTTTGATTGTGTTCCAAGACATGCTAGCTGCTGAGGAGCCTCCTAACTATGTTACCTTTGTTGGAGTTCTTTCTGCTTGCGGACACTTGGGTTGGGTAAGAGAAGGCTTCTACTATTTGAACCAATTAATGAATCAACTTGGGATTGAAGCTGGATTGGAGCACTACACCTGTATTCTTGGGCTTCTAGGAAAAGCTGGTTTACTTGCACAAGCTGAAAATTTCATGCGGTCTACACCAGTCAAATGGGATGTTGTTGCCTGGCGTACTTTGCTGAGTGCTTGTCATATCCATAGGAATTATCAATTAGGGAAGGAAGTTGCAGAAATTGTGTTGAATATGGACCCTAACGATGTGGGAACTTATAGTTTGTTGTCTAACATGCATGCCAGGGCCAAGAGGTGGGATGGAGTCGCCAGGATTCGCAAGCTAATGCGAGAaaggattataaaaaaagaacCTGGTGCTAGTTGGATAGAGATAAGAAATCATACTCATATATTCGTCTCAGATGATAATAAACACCCTGAATTTAGTCAGATTTATGAGAAGGTAAGGGAACTGCTGGCCGAGATAAAGCCCTTGGGCTATGTGCCAGATCTTGCTATTGTACTGCATGACGTGGAGGAGGAACAAAAGGAGCATTATCTTAGTTATCATAGTGAAAAGCTGGCAATAGCATATGGCCTCATGAAAACACCTGCAGAAGCACCAGTTCATGTCATTAAGAACCTAAGGATGTGTGGAGATTGTCACTCTGCTGTGAAGCTTATCTCAAAAATCACTAACAGAATGATAATTGTGAGAGATGTTAATCGTTTCCATTCTTTTCGAGATGGATTATGTTCTTGTGGGGATTATTGGTGACATTTCTAGAGCAAATGTGAAAGAAGTCAGTTGCACGAAATCAGGCTCTCTCTGTGGCGCAACTGAAGGATAATCGTTTTGTT
The Diospyros lotus cultivar Yz01 chromosome 12, ASM1463336v1, whole genome shotgun sequence DNA segment above includes these coding regions:
- the LOC127786777 gene encoding pentatricopeptide repeat-containing protein At5g39680: MPNFLLKPSHCIRSSLEDTVKFLKLFADTKKLNLGRIIHAQLIVTKQATPDHVISTNSLINLYSKCGHVVTARQLFDRMHERNVVSWSSLMAGYLHNGFPVEVLWLFKAMPLADDLRPNEYVLATVLSSCSDSGSFVEGRQGHAYVLKTGLVLHQYVKNALTCLYSMCSDLEGAMSVLNSVPESDVFTYNSIIKGLMEHGYLNEAFEVLGRMVGGCVTWDTVTYVTVFGLCTGLKDLKLGLQVHNRLLKTDIEFDEFIGSAIIDMYGKCGNIAMARNVFDGLQKKNVVAWTAILASHLQNGWFEEALKLFFDMELEGIIPNEYTFAVLLNSCAGLSALGHGNSVHARIQKVGFRHHVIVGNALINMYAKGGNIEAASKVFDDMVYRDFVTWNAMICGYSHHGLGKEALIVFQDMLAAEEPPNYVTFVGVLSACGHLGWVREGFYYLNQLMNQLGIEAGLEHYTCILGLLGKAGLLAQAENFMRSTPVKWDVVAWRTLLSACHIHRNYQLGKEVAEIVLNMDPNDVGTYSLLSNMHARAKRWDGVARIRKLMRERIIKKEPGASWIEIRNHTHIFVSDDNKHPEFSQIYEKVRELLAEIKPLGYVPDLAIVLHDVEEEQKEHYLSYHSEKLAIAYGLMKTPAEAPVHVIKNLRMCGDCHSAVKLISKITNRMIIVRDVNRFHSFRDGLCSCGDYW